Below is a window of Aminivibrio sp. DNA.
TTCTCACGTCTTCGTCGCCGGGAAGCTTGCGGTGAAAAACGGTGTTTTCACGGGAACGACGGCGGGGAAAGTGCTGCGGAGGAGCTGAAACCCGCTCGCGGGCAAAATCTTCGCATATTCCGGAGGCATTTGAATGATCAATAACACGATACCGGGGAGGCTGCGGTGAATCCCGTCCGCGGCTTCCCACCTTCCTCCCGGCCCGATGCGGTGGTTCTCATACTGGGGAGCATGCCGGGGGAGGCATCCCTGAAGGCCGGGCAGTATTACGCCCACCCGCGGAACGCCTTCTGGCCCATCATGGAGGCCGTCCTGGACATCCGGCGGGACCTGCCCTACGGCGAGCGTCTTGCCGCCCTGGCGGAGAGGCGCGTCGCCCTGTGGGACGTGCTGGCGTCCTGCGTGCGGCCCGGGAGCCTGGATTCGTCCATCCTCGGGTCAACGGCGGTGCCCAACGACCTGCCCGGTTTTTTCCGGAGGCATGCCCTTATCCGGACGGTGTTCTTCAACGGGGCGAAGGCCGAAGAGGCATGGAAGCGCTGGGTGGTGTCGTCCCTGGCTGAGTCGGACCTCAGGCTTGTCCGCCTGCCCTCCACCAGCCCGGCCCACGCGGGTATGAGCCTGCAACAGAAGACCGAAGCCTGGCGGGCGGTGGCAGAGGCGACGGAGATGCCTTAAACCCCGAGATCCTTCGGGCGGTGAGGCGTGTCCTCAGGATGACAGAGGGGTGTCCCCCGAACCCAGGTTGTCATTCTGAGCGGAGCGATCAAGGAGCATCTTGAGCACAGCGAGGGGAGATTCTGCTTTTTTCAATTCCCTTCAAGCCGAAAACACGCGAAATTCAAGTCACGGCCCCCCGTGGGTGGTATCCCATGTCAGGGCAGACCACGGTAATAAAACTGCTTGATTACGTAACGGGTATCCGTCACTATCTCCAGTGCAATGGCGCCGTTGTTTCCCAATCAACTTTTGCAGGACCTTGAAAAACGTCCACACCCCCCTTTTTCCCTTTCTATTTTGCAACAAAGACCAAAGCCGAAAGGCGGACACGCTGGAAGCGCTTGACCTGAACGGTGGGAGTCTTCTCTCTACTTTGATACATTATATACTTGTTTTACATCATCTCGAGCTCTTTTTTGTGGTCTGGAAGTAGGGTACACTTGCGTTGCGGTGAAACGCCGTGGAAGGGAGGAAAGGACATGCTGGAAGCAGTGGATCTTTCCGTAAAAATGAAGAAAAAGGAATACGACGTCAAGGCGGAGAAGATTGCGCCTCTTCTCGGAGAGCTCCAGAGAACGGCCAAGGAGAAGAACGTTCCCGTCCTTCTTGTGGTGGAAGGATGGCAGGGTTCCGAAAAAGGAACGCTTATCAACCGCCTTCTGCAGATGCTCGATCCCAGAGGGTATTTCTTTCTGGCCCCGAAGAGCCGGGAAGACGAGGAATATCCCTTTCTCATTCCTTTCTGGGAGGTCACTCCCCCTGCGGGAAGAATGACCATACTCTCGGGAAGCTGGTACCTCGAAGTACTCCGCCGCAGAGTGGAGCGGAAAGAAGAGAAGCAGGATTACTCCTCCGTCTTTCGGGATATTTGCGCTTTCGAGCGTCAGCTCGCTGACAACGGTACCGTGGTGTTGAAATTCTTTTGCCATATCGATAAAAAAGAACAGAAAAAGCGCCTTGAGAAACGAGCGGCGAATCCCGATCTGGCTTGGTTGGTGACCGACAATGATTGGCGAGAAAATAAACAGTACGACGACTTTCTCTTTTGCGCCGAAGAAATGCTTTCCTTCACCGGAACGGAATATGCCCCTTGGACCATCGTGGCGGCTACGGATTTTGAATTTGCTGCGTGGAAGATTATTTCCACGGTGGAGCGGGTTTTGCGTCAGCGGCTCTCCGGAGATGAATGGCCTGCCACTGGAGGGGTCCTAGGCGGCGTGGAGTACGGAACGAGCGCTGCTCTGTCGGCTCTTGAGCCGGAGGGTGATATGGCGGACAAGGAATATGACCGCACCATGAAAAATCTCCAGAAAGAATTGAAATCTATGGAACTCCGCATGTTCCGAGAGAGGCTTCCGGTGATTCTCGCTTTCGAGGGAGTGGACGCGGCCGGAAAAGGCGGGGCCATTCGTCGCGTCACAGAGACTCTTTACCCTATGAACTATACTGTGTACCCTGTGGGAGCCCCCAATGACTTGGAGCGAAGCCACCACTATCTATGGCGTTTCTGGAAGGATTTCCCGAAGGACGGGCATCTTGCCGTCTTTGACCGGAGCTGGTACGGGCGGGTATTGGTGGAGCGCGTGGAGGGGTTCTGCACCCACGCCGAGTGGTACAGGGCGTATCGAGAGATCAACGAGATGGAACGACACCTCACCGCCTTTGGAACAGTTTTGTTAAAATTTTGGCTGCAGATCGACCCGGAAGAACAGCTTCGCCGGTTCGAAAGCCGCCGGGACGATCCTCTCCGAGCCTGGAAACTCACCGACGAAGACTGGCGCAACCGGAGTAAGTGGAATGATTATCAGAATGCCGCCGGTGAAATGCTTGTGCGTACCAGTACTCCCTATGCCCCGTGGACCGTGGTGGGCACCAATTCGAAGAAATTGGCGAGGACAAAAATTCTGAAGACCGTGGTGGACGGAATCCAAAACGCCCTAACTCAGCGCTCCGGCGGAAAAGGCACGGGAAAGTGAAGACGATGACTCCCGACGTGCCCGCTCTTTCGTTTCAGGGAACCTCTGAAAAAGTCTCGGGCACATTGCCTTTCGACCTTGTAAAACAGTACTGCGGCAGTTGTTTCCAACTCCAGGCCCTATGAGGAGATGAGGACCGATGAACCGCCGGAAAACGCTCGCGAACGCCTCCGCCTTCGAAAAATACAAGAAACCCGCGAAGCCCTAAATCAGCAAATTTTTTCAGGCAGAGGGAGTTGTCGCCGGGCATGAGGATTTGCCCTCCCCGGGGGCGAAGAGATCTCGCTCCGCGCTCCTTGCGGGGATATTCCCTGGGGGAGAGGTCGCCTGAGGGGAGAGGAACCGACACTGATGTCGGTTTCACAGGCAGGCAGCCGGCGAACCCAGGGAGCCGCGGGGAGCGTCTCTTCCTCATCGCGAAAAGGATAGTCGGCTTTTCGACCAGGTACAGGAGCCTGGTGAAGAACACGAACTTCGCCTTCGTGCTCTTTGCCTTGTCGGACGCCGGATCAGTTCTTGTTCAGAGGTTCCATAAAGACGACAAAACCCAGCACCCCCGATGCGGGGAGAAACGGTCTTGCCTCGGGACGGAATTTCATTTGCAGTCTCCCTTGCTCTCTTCATGGATTAATAATAGTTATACCTTATGAGCTGAGGGAGGTCACCTGAATTCCGAATCGTTCTCCGAAAGTCTTGAGAAAATACTTCTGATGTTCCTCCAGTGCCCAGATTTCCAGATGGGGGTCCTCTTTGGTTTCGAGTTGCAGCAACAGAGTTTTCTTTTCCCGGACGAAGGTTGCCCTCTTCACCGCTTGGCGGTGCCCTCGATCAAGACTTTCTCCCATACGGAGAAGCATGCTGAGAGGAAACACCATTCTCCGAGACTCCGTGTCCAAGGCGGAGAACGGGGGATCTTTCTTCTTCGGAGGCCGTTTCCTGTGGAAGTAGGCCAGGGCAGCTATTATGGCTATTTCCTTGTCGTGGAAACCCAGCAATTCTGCGTGGCTGATAAGGTAGTGGCTGTGGGCGTGGTGGTTGCTGAATGAGAGAAAAAGACCAATATCGTGGAGCAGGGCGCCATAGTAGAGCAGTTCCCTGGCATCTTCCCCCATGGCGTGCAGTCCGGCATTTTTTGCGCTGTCGAAGAGGTTCAGGCAGAGGGCTCCCATATGTCGGGAGTGCTCTTCGTTAAAGCCGCAGGTTCGTCCGAGCTGCAGTATGCTCTGCTCCCGCACGGAAAATGATGAAGGGTCCAGATAGCCCCATGTTCCCCGCATGAGGTAGTCCTGAAGAAGACCGTGCCGGAGGCTGCGTGAGCTTATGGAGATTTTTTCCAGATTCAGGTCCTCCATGAGCGTATGGATGATTGCGGCCCCGGCAATGATTATGTCCGCCCGCTCCGGGGCCATACCGGGGACTTTCTTCCGTTCTTCCAGAGGGAGAGAGCAGAGAAGTTTGACGAGAGAATCGAGCTGGCGGAAGGTCATTGTCCGTTCCGAACGTTCGTCTTCTCCGCTCGGTCTGTTTTTTTTGCTTCGCTGGCGTGCGGTCATTTCGCCGAGAGTTTCCAGCGTGCCGGAGCTTCCCACCACGAGCTGTACGGGAAAATCTCGAATCCGCTGGACGCTCCTCAGAGAGGCGTTGCGGACGTATTGCTGTACCAAGGCGTATCGGTCGGGCGAGACGGGACCGACTTCTTCAGGAAGAAAAAACATAGAGGAAAGCCGTACACATCCAAGCTTCAGGGAGTCAAGGTGAAAGTGTTCGACTTGGTTGCCCACGATGAGTTCGGTGCTTCCGCCGCCGATGTCCACGAAGAGTCCTGTCTTGCCCTCCATGTTCATGCCTCCCGCCACGCCGAGGTAGATCAGGCGAGCTTCTTCGAGTCCAGAGATGATCTTTAGATCGATGTTTGCTTCCTTCTTGACTCGATCGAGGAAAACATCCCGATTTTCCGCGTCCCTTGTGGCGGAGGTGGCTACTGCGTAAATCTCCTCCGCACCCAGATTTCTGGCCATTTCGGCGAAACGGCTGAGCACCAAGATAGTACGCTCCATGGCCTCCCGAGTGAGACGTTGTTTCAGAAACTCCCCCTCCCCCAAACGGACCATGATCTTGTTCTGGTTCAGAATTGTATAGGACTTGTTTGTATTGATCCGTACCACGAAAAGGCGGACCGAGTTTGTGCCAAGGTCGATGAGGCCGACCACGTGACCGGAGGCGTTCAGCTGCGGACCCATTGAATCTCGAGCCTTTTTCCGAAGACTTTTTCGAAAAGAGCGCCTTTTTCGAGAGCGCGCAGGCGCTCCGCATCCGCGTCTCCGGCAGCGGTGCAGGAAATGAGCACTCGTTCGTCTTCCACGAAGCATTCCACCCCGATGATTATCCTTTCATGAGTCCAGTCCAGGCCGTCGGCAACTCGCAGGAGTGCGGCGAGGCGGCGTACCTCTTCTTTGTCCTCGGGGGCGAGCTGTTCGAAAAAGGGGTGGCTGTCGTCCGGATCGGCTTTCCTATGATAGCGGGCTATAGAAGCGATGATGATCCGCTCCCGGT
It encodes the following:
- a CDS encoding DNA-deoxyinosine glycosylase, with amino-acid sequence MNPVRGFPPSSRPDAVVLILGSMPGEASLKAGQYYAHPRNAFWPIMEAVLDIRRDLPYGERLAALAERRVALWDVLASCVRPGSLDSSILGSTAVPNDLPGFFRRHALIRTVFFNGAKAEEAWKRWVVSSLAESDLRLVRLPSTSPAHAGMSLQQKTEAWRAVAEATEMP
- the pap gene encoding polyphosphate:AMP phosphotransferase — translated: MLEAVDLSVKMKKKEYDVKAEKIAPLLGELQRTAKEKNVPVLLVVEGWQGSEKGTLINRLLQMLDPRGYFFLAPKSREDEEYPFLIPFWEVTPPAGRMTILSGSWYLEVLRRRVERKEEKQDYSSVFRDICAFERQLADNGTVVLKFFCHIDKKEQKKRLEKRAANPDLAWLVTDNDWRENKQYDDFLFCAEEMLSFTGTEYAPWTIVAATDFEFAAWKIISTVERVLRQRLSGDEWPATGGVLGGVEYGTSAALSALEPEGDMADKEYDRTMKNLQKELKSMELRMFRERLPVILAFEGVDAAGKGGAIRRVTETLYPMNYTVYPVGAPNDLERSHHYLWRFWKDFPKDGHLAVFDRSWYGRVLVERVEGFCTHAEWYRAYREINEMERHLTAFGTVLLKFWLQIDPEEQLRRFESRRDDPLRAWKLTDEDWRNRSKWNDYQNAAGEMLVRTSTPYAPWTVVGTNSKKLARTKILKTVVDGIQNALTQRSGGKGTGK
- a CDS encoding Ppx/GppA phosphatase family protein — translated: MGPQLNASGHVVGLIDLGTNSVRLFVVRINTNKSYTILNQNKIMVRLGEGEFLKQRLTREAMERTILVLSRFAEMARNLGAEEIYAVATSATRDAENRDVFLDRVKKEANIDLKIISGLEEARLIYLGVAGGMNMEGKTGLFVDIGGGSTELIVGNQVEHFHLDSLKLGCVRLSSMFFLPEEVGPVSPDRYALVQQYVRNASLRSVQRIRDFPVQLVVGSSGTLETLGEMTARQRSKKNRPSGEDERSERTMTFRQLDSLVKLLCSLPLEERKKVPGMAPERADIIIAGAAIIHTLMEDLNLEKISISSRSLRHGLLQDYLMRGTWGYLDPSSFSVREQSILQLGRTCGFNEEHSRHMGALCLNLFDSAKNAGLHAMGEDARELLYYGALLHDIGLFLSFSNHHAHSHYLISHAELLGFHDKEIAIIAALAYFHRKRPPKKKDPPFSALDTESRRMVFPLSMLLRMGESLDRGHRQAVKRATFVREKKTLLLQLETKEDPHLEIWALEEHQKYFLKTFGERFGIQVTSLSS